A region of the Raphanus sativus cultivar WK10039 unplaced genomic scaffold, ASM80110v3 Scaffold4324, whole genome shotgun sequence genome:
TCTGCATTCAAGGTATCCTGGCCAGGGGACACACGAGCCTTCTTGCGTGGTGATTCTTCCTCAGACTCGGTGGGAGCAGAGCACAGTGACCTCTTGCTTGTCTTCACCTTTTTGTACTCAACCTTCACACTTGTCCACAGTTTGGTTCCAGTGTCAGGCCAGTGAGCTTGGTTCCATGACCATCCACTGGAAAAAATAGCCTCGATAATGTTATCAGCCTTTTTATCTTCCACTTCATCATCCCAGAGAGGAAACATTTCAGAATAATCCTTCACAGTACATGTGTTAATGGTAGTctgcaaaaaaaattacacattaAAGGTTAGTATGTAACcattttaaacacaaaataatacatcaaataatacatacatatatttaagCATACCTGTTTCTGTAACTTTTCCTTGCCATGTTTCCGGCCTTTGCCACCTAAGAAGGCAAGCAGAGGTGGAGTCGGGGTGCCTGCCAAAGGATCTGCTTCCACAGGATCTCCGTAACCAGCTGCGAATTCAGGGAGAGCGTGGTAGATCCAGACTTGAAGAACCTCAACAAAGCCATCAAGGTAGTATGACGTCTTTGTAAGGTCAGCCTTCTTCACTGAATCCATCAAGCCTTTAAATGCTACTCTTCCCCACGGATAATCTTCAAAAACCTCAAGATCCATCACTAACCTAGCCAGGGCAGCCCGTGTGGGTGTCGTGGTTCTTTGTGCCTCAATGAAGCCAGCGTAGATGGCTAGATAACCTAAGCGCTTTCGATCATCTGTAGACCATGTTTCGCACCTAGCACACGCTGTAGTTAAATCATCAATGCTTGGCCCACGCTCGAAATTCACTCCCAGCAGCTCCCAAAATGCCTTCATTTCATCAGTTACCTCAACCAAAGGATGCTCAAGATTCTTCACATACTCACAGTTCAGACCAGTGATCTCTCCAAATTCATTCAGAGAAAACCTAACTGGTTTAACACCTATAAGACTCCACAACTCATACTTCTTCTTGCAGTCAAGCTGAAATGTGAGCATATAGTGTACCAGCCTAGACGCCCATGAAAACTCCAATTCGTAGAACTTTAAAAACACTCCCAGTTTCGACTCTTTGAGCTCCTCCCATTCTTTTTCATTGAGTGCTTCACGAAGAGCAGAGAAGAGCCTTGTGTTACTACTGTAGTAGCCAATGCTTTTAGCCGGCACTGGCTCCTGCCCTACAGTAAATTGCCTTGGTGGGAAATCAAGCTGTTCCATTTTAAATCCTGCaggaaaaacaacaacaaaattatcaaataattctgcaaatcaaacaaacaaataagtATGCAGGACAAAGAAGTCTACACGagtcaaaagaagtctacacgagtcaaaagaagtctacacgagtcaaaagaagtctacactAACTAGAAACAGAGATGAATCACCTTTCGTTCGCCGGAGATATGAAACGCCACTAACGTGAGAAGAAGTCACcgtctaaaatctaaaacaaaaagaagtaaaGGTGGTTACTTTATACCAAGAATCGCCCACAGACACTAAATGGAAGATATTTAACTTACCAGAGAGAAGATATGGGACTGACGAAGTGGATGGTGACTAGTTTGGGGGCGGAGATATGAAACAGCGAGAGTAGAAGCCGTGCGACTGATTGGAGGCAGAGACACCGTTCGTTCGCCAACAAGAGTAGAGAATCGCCGCCTGAGATATTCAACGAAACGAGGTAAAGGTGGTTACTTTATAGCCTTAAACCTGGACAGACACTAAACCAGAGAGTAAAAGAGATTTACTTACCGGAGAGAAACGGCTGCCTGGTTAGGGTTCGCCGGAAATCTCCCAGGAGCAGACGGAGCAGCCGATGACGAGGTTGAGAGAAGATACAGACCGACGGAACAGACGGTGAGGAGGTTGAGCGCCGGAAACGGCGTGGTTAGGGTTCGCGAAGCGGCGTGGTTAGGGTTCGCCGGAAATCTCCCCGGAAATCGCCTTCATCGATGGCGGCAGGATTAGGGTTTTCTTAATAGAAAAAAGCTTAGGAAATCGTATTTATATGCTGGGTAACTTTTCTGGTTAGGTTAAAAATGTTTGGTTTGAAGTAGATTtggttaaaattaaaattggttGACTCCGGTTTGGCTAAAATCGTAGAGAGTAGACTTCTTTGTTTGTCTACCTTTTTGTCAGTctacaatattttaatttcctattttattttgttgttttagtaaatttatatatgaaatactaaattttttt
Encoded here:
- the LOC130507320 gene encoding uncharacterized protein LOC130507320 is translated as MEQLDFPPRQFTVGQEPVPAKSIGYYSSNTRLFSALREALNEKEWEELKESKLGVFLKFYELEFSWASRLVHYMLTFQLDCKKKYELWSLIGVKPVRFSLNEFGEITGLNCEYVKNLEHPLVEVTDEMKAFWELLGVNFERGPSIDDLTTACARCETWSTDDRKRLGYLAIYAGFIEAQRTTTPTRAALARLVMDLEVFEDYPWGRVAFKGLMDSVKKADLTKTSYYLDGFVEVLQVWIYHALPEFAAGYGDPVEADPLAGTPTPPLLAFLGGKGRKHGKEKLQKQTTINTCTVKDYSEMFPLWDDEVEDKKADNIIEAIFSSGWSWNQAHWPDTGTKLWTSVKVEYKKVKTSKRSLCSAPTESEEESPRKKARVSPGQDTLNAEIKVWLTAMASSMVEGLGRCESLLTTQGRMIESLAKKVEDMEKIVGGENYEDKKTEENKDDL